From Apium graveolens cultivar Ventura chromosome 9, ASM990537v1, whole genome shotgun sequence, the proteins below share one genomic window:
- the LOC141683235 gene encoding uncharacterized protein LOC141683235, protein MQSNGQPLMLDDIEKDLPANSSKLLTESKWTFITQELMLLSLLKGVGSEVMLVEEVELLLNELLNHHHQFHLGNDQLCMKLSKIEVDTMCLLPEVIQFQVTMMMVLRLPWSLLLLEVVLPS, encoded by the exons ATGCAGTCAA ATGGACAACCTCTTATGTTAGATGACATTGAGAAAGACCTCCCTGCTAACTCTTCCAAGTTGCTGACAGAATCAAAATGGACATTCATAACTCAAGAG CTAATGCTTTTATCTTTGCTCAAAGGAGTTGGGAGTGAAGTTATGCTTGTTGAGGAAGTTGAGTTATTGCTGAATGAACTTCTGAACCATCACCACCAGTTTCACCTTGGAAATGATCAATTATGTATGAAGTTATCAAAGATTGAAGTTGATACTATGTGCCTTTTACCGGAGGTGATACAATTTCAAGTGACCATGATGATGGTACTCCGGTTACCATGGTCACTCCTATTACTGGAGGTGGTTCTACCTAGTTAG